From the genome of Watersipora subatra chromosome 9, tzWatSuba1.1, whole genome shotgun sequence:
attttaagagaaaagaacatcctgtatcctaaaaaatcctattcataattcttttctttatcctttttatttatttttacatgttcatgttagcgtaatctttcgtATGGAAGATTACGACAATGCGAACGTACGATTAGCCTGgattacatttatgtttatgttatttgtgtctttgccattttgcttaacattttcttagatatacattgttttttatgtgttggtcagcattttaatgtgcaatttcatgcataaaataatgtataaaatacatgtacatgtactaacaaggtaaacattcagggtgttggagtggattaaaacttatatatattaattctaatgggaaaacctgtttcggatctcgaacaactcagttttcgaccaaccttctggaacggattgtgttcgagaaccgaggttgcactgtaATAGTTTTGAAATTTCTTCTATGAATGCATGAAACCTTTATATATAGCCTTTAAAGGCTTTATTTTCACTGTAaaacaaaattgtgaaaatttttttagaattaaaATAGCCATATAAAAGCCAAAAAGCAGCTTATAGCAACTTGAAGCAATAGCTATAGCTCTTGAAGCTGAATTGCCAAAAAAGCTTTTTCCGTATCACAGTTTGCCCAAAATACTAAAACTTCTATCCAAGTCAGCGATGCTATTATGCTTAGTATCAATACTGGCAGTCAGTCATTAGTTTTTCTGATATTATTCACTTCTATCCATGACTGTCCACTCCAAACATGGCTATGGTATTTTATAAATAGCGCCTCAGCTAAGGAACCAAGTAATGAAGACCGAGTACTAGGAGCTTCAGGCAGAAGTCCTGATGGTACAGAAATATGAAAGTGAAGCAAGACTTAAACCCGGAAGTgcttaacaaaataaatattatgttatgtattctaaataattgtatatttaaacatttagtTTTCATGTCATACAACTGACAGGTAAAAATAGTTTCCTAAGTACAGACACATTTTTAAAAGAGTTGCTTAAAGCACATCTGAAGAATGTCGGTTTATAAAGAGATCCGATCAAAAATAACTAACTTGAACTTTAAACTTGACTAAAGACACTGACCCACTTTGTGAGCAACAAGTTCACTTATGTGTAACTTTTTATCAGCATTGGTAATCATCaccaaaattatgtttttcgtTACACgctaaaaaaaggaaaatgagAATGAAAAGACAAAAATCAAGAAATATTTAGTGAGTTGAAGAGATGTATTTTAAtagttgataatctaatagtattgattattattaatagtattaatagtaatatatttatactcTAATCATTTTGTAACTTACTGTCACAGATAACTTAAACTGTACAGAcacagacaactcccaactagTTTAGCAAATAAGGGGGGACCTAATTATGTATGGTCATTCAAAATGAGAGACAAGAAAATTTTCTGATTGCTTTCTACAAGGCTAACTGTAAAAGTCAGTTCAGCGAAACCCTTAAACAAGTTTATAGGCTAGGCTATAACTATACACTATAGTTAGTCTATAATTATAGGCTGTTGTCTATAGCTTGGGTTGATATAACTAACAAAGTCGCAACCGAAAAAATATTCTTATGCATCAAGGCTAACAAATCTAATGAAGAGTAGATTTTATGGTCTGGTCTGAGAAGTTGGTTCAGAGGCTTTAATGACGCTCTAGTGTGTATTCTCCCTTAGAGCTAACTTGTGTGCTTACTGATTATGTGTGCGATGGCTGCATCTCTCTGATTGCACCATCTGCAGAATACAGATTCCTTAAACAGTCACATGTTCTTTTATCTTCAGCTCTTATTGGTTGTTTGTTATATTAGGTTCTTCATGCATCTTAtaaatttgttttgctttttctggattttttgttacaaaaattgttCCAAAACTGTTTACTAGTTGCGGTCAATTGTTCATTCTCCTTGCCATTTGGTTTTGATATTAACTGTATATTTCTGTAGAATTGTTTAGTGTTGTTGAAGAATAGATAGTTTTGTTTGCTTTAGTTTTCTTGATTTATGTATCTCTGTAGGCTTGCTGACATTGTTGTTGGTTGTTGCTTAGAACATTCATATGCAGTTTCTACTTTGTTGTctttagtattttatttatcttttttatgtttgttgcAAGTTCTATTTATTTTCCTGCTATGCAATTCAGAAGTTCTGTATCAACCTTCAGTCCCTTAGCATGTTTGACTCTTGGTTTTCAGTATGGTTCTTGTTTCATTTTCTTGTTTCTCTCATTGATATATAATCCCGGAGATACAGttgtatattaatttattttcactTTTATATTTCAGCTCTGATGGGTATGACTATTCTATTAATTTACTTTAGACACTACAGTACTTCACTTTTGATGCCAACTTCAATTTCTCTACCATTCAGTTTCGTAATTCATGTCTGATTTTGTTATCTTTTCAATATAGTTGATATTCTTTTTCTTATACGTTTGTTTCTATTgcatattcaactttttcatcttTTCTTCACCTTGTTTTAATTGCAGATGTTTCTTTATTGTCTCTGATGGCTCTAGTTTTGTTGATGAATCTCCTTTGTATTTGTATCAACTTGAGATCACCCAGCAGTTTATTCTCTAGTTTTCCTCTGTTCTGTAACATCCTGTGTTGTTTTATCGATTTGTCGTTTGCTTTTTCTCCTGGTCTAAATTTTAAACACTCTTTTTTGAACCCATAATTTTTTTCTTGTTCACAGAAACACTTCATGGTTAATAGATTTTGCTCTCTGCCACATTTTACCCATTGGTTGGTTGGACTAACCACCTTCATTTGGCTGAGATTCTATAAAATGCCTACAGTGCCAGATGTGAGGACACTTTGTTCTCATGTCTGACCATTTTGCTCTATACTGTTTTAATTCAGAACGTCTCATGACAAGAGCTGTTTGTTTAAGTTAGGTTTTTTAGCCTTTTGTTCTTGTAGTTTTTGTTAGAGCTATTAACTGTAGCCTTAGGCACAAACAAAAACTTAACCCATGAGCAGTGAGTATATAGCGGCAGCAAGCCGAAATAAATGGATACCTGCTAAGGCCTACCAACTACTGGCATCTACTTAAGATCTCTCCGAGGTGCATTCTTTGAACACCATGCTAAAACTTTCAGGGGCAAGCTGCTGTCCTAAAATAAGTAGATCCAAATCTTTGTGGTTGGTATTCCTCTATGACCCTTAGtgtgtattattatcatcattactattattagtattattattactttatcaCCCTTTTACATTGAGCACATTACTTTTAGTATTTATTCAGTGAGTTTTCAACAAGCCAAGTAGTTGTTAATAATTTATGCAAAAATATAATGCTTATTTATTTTAGACTCATACAGACAAGAGAGAGTTTGTATCTCTAGAAGTCACTTTGTCTATTGAAAATAGTAATCAGCAATAATACATAACTGTGGTAATTCACCTTCTCTCATGCTGATTATTAGCTAAGCACTTTTGTAAAGTCATAGATGCTATTTTGACCTCTCGCTGAACCCGATGACATGAACTTGGGTGTCTAAAAGCCTGCAGACTTCGCTGACCTGAAACTCTCCTGAAATTTTACTTACTTCAAGTTGCAGTATCATAGATCTTGAAGTGAACCAAAAACTCAGAACTTACAACtttcaagatgtttcaagatgtGAAGTTGCCTTCTTCCATTatgaaaaaaaagtaaacaaatctTACATTCAGCTTCATGTGCATAGCCCTGTCATATAATCGGTGGGAGAAAAGCCTGTTTAGTTAGGAGAAAGTCAAGTTTATCACAATCTAAATCTACATGTCTTTGATGTTACGACAGCAAAATAAGGAGTATAAATGTGAATAAACTTAACCTCTTCTCCAGTACTCACTACAATGTTGcactattacatgtatagataGGCCTACTTTAGACAAGAGAGAAACATTTCTTGGCTATGATAAAATATAGAGATTGgatttgtttaattaaaattaacttGCTCAATAAGTTAATTCGTAAAGTATAGTTGAATTATAGGCTGTTTTTAATTAATGAGTTTATGTAATTCGCATGCTGTGCCTTTGTAGCGCAATCACTGGTGGTTTCCAAATTAAAGAGAGTAAAACTGatctttctttttattttaacataatTTCAACAGGCAAATAATGAAACAGgaagctttactataataagagctgtgtcgcTCCATCTGTCTGTTCATCCGTCCATCTATTTGTCCAAAGCTGCACTAGGAATGTTAAAACAAGATTGCATCACATTAAAAAAAGATCACCATGTACAAGAATTGAACCCAAATATTCAGATTCAGAGGCAAGcactaccactacaccactcaatCACCTGATCATgtctagaataattgtacacatagttattacacatggtCTGTCTGATGGTCATTGTACAAgcagatatataatatacaaaggTATATAATTTTAATGACTTGAGGATATTTTATGAAAGTTCATCATTTAATAGTTTATAGTTCATTTGCAAATTTAGATAATGCAGGAATTAATAACTACATATTAAATTATCAAGTAAGCATTTCTACATATAcgtaatataaataaataaatctaaCTAGTTTGGAAatacaaaatagaaaatataattaaacCAAAACACACAGAATTAGGTTAggaaatataacaaataaatatatatatatatacttgctgTGCTACTTGGCGTTGCCaggatattaaaaatcagcttacgAACATTGAGAGGTATgaaagttgcctgccatttgctattagcctggcacattgccaatggcacatttgagtaagcttactaataagagctacccttCTCATGCAGTTATGCTATGAATTTGCATCAAGACCGAAAACgatagcgtatttgctcccatatagcgacatatattgcctaatgaatCCAACAAGCTCGTATGGCTGACTGGATATGGTGTTAGACTAGCAAACAGGAGGGTCAAAcaggagggtctgagatcaattCTTCTGTGATACGGATTCGTTATTAcaagattttaacagctatagctcGAATGACACACATTTGACCAGCTTTGAaagaaatttatataaataaatacacatGTGTAAACATGAATTCCATTGCACATAAAAACGTTTTTTTAAGTTATGCCATATaggaataataaaataacagaaaaagagaaaagagaAACAGTTAGCTACTAAAATCAAATTAATGGTTTGACATATTATAGCGTTAGAAATACTTTTCTCTGCTAAAATAAACGGATCTTAGGTGGAAGATTTTTAAAGCAGCTAAcaattatattttcaaaataattatcaGATTTTGTATGCAATTTGCTTATATCActtaaattgaaataaattgaaaaccTGCAACTGTCTTGTAAAAAGCAGGAAACAAACGATGAGAGATCTTGAAACTTATaactgaagtaaaataaatatttagcatagaaGAGAGTATAGAGTGGGGGACTTCAGGACAGACCCTGGATTTGGTCCGGACAGACAAGATCTCCCAAAAATTTCtaagattttatttaaaagtttgtttaaacttttaaaaaattaaaaaaaaaaaaatacaaagaCCTACTTGCCAAAACCCACTCTCCAGGAGCTCTTAGATCTTTAATCTGTCGGAAAATCTTGTTCACATTTAATCCCTCATTTATTGCGTAGTTCAGTTCTTATAAAGTCACGAAAATCTATATCAAAGTCTTTTCTCATACAAGCGTGGTATTCATCAAGCTCAGCTGCAAACTTTTCATACCACTCTTCATCGCTCATTTGTTTGTATCTTTTAATTCTTAACTTTTTAGCTTCCAATCTTCTCCAAGCTTTTTCTACATTATACTGCAGGTCACTACCACTcatgttttgataatttttaacaCCAAGCAACACAGCATCTGGAGCATATTCTTTTCGCTTAACTTtgtctaatttttcttttaattctaAGTCACTCATTCGTTTGTAACTTTTTATACCATGCCAGAGTGCATCGGATTCAAGGTCATCACGATATAACAACGCTCTTAGCTCAGTAGTGCCAAGGTTATGCTCAACCATTATTCCTGAAAGCTTTTTCATTACTGccatttattatactaaagaaaAGGCAAGCACAACCACATTCCAATCTATAGTAAACATTTACCTTACAACAgttttttagtataataaaggaGCTGTACAAATACGGCAAGCACAATTAGCACTTAGGTCCTACAGTTGTGTGTCTTTTATGGCAGCCTGTACAGTGGCTACCCAacaattttatcgttttttCCCATTTTGTATGTTATGTAACATACAAAATACCTAATGAATGATTGACACATATTTTAAGCTGATAACTCCTAACGCTAATATGGAAAATCTAGATTTTATAAGCAATGCATATTTCTACCCTGCATTCAAATGGAGGAACTAAGACGGATGGCTGAAGATCGAGGAATAAACGATTATCATAAGATGACCCGCGCTGAGCTTGTAGTAGCTCTAAATGTTTAATAAatgtcaaatataaaaaaaacgcGTGTATCGCTATAGGATTACTTGCAGCCGCTTTTTTAGCTGTTGGTACAGGGTTGTCGATATATTACACTACTAATAACGCAGTTGACTTTTTAGCAACCGTGAAAACCCCCTCAGTTGTAACAGATGTGACCGAGGATTTCTCAGCTAATTCATCCATAACGGCGGCAAAAAGCGTAACATTTGAATATTTAGGTCCGGTAAGAAGTGATTTACCCCGTGATATTACAACTCCTATTCTTAGATATTACTCTTATAATATGTATACTAAAAAGGCTACGATTTTAGATAGCGCAAGGCAACCCGTAAACTTTCCGAGGGGTCAATATAAAATTGCGGCAGTGCGCGGAAACAGTAATGGATCAGCTACAATgatgttttattacaaaaacgcAACGAGACAAAAAGAGTTTAAAGATGGTTTTGCCTCACTACAGATATCGCTGCGATTTTTACAAACCACCTTTCCCAGCTTCGAATACTTAGGAGAACTAACTGACATAAACCTGTTCGTTTTTCGTGTGAAATAAATGGCAAATACAAGCGGGTTCTTGCCGATGGAAAGCATTGACAGTCTGTTAACCAGCACTAGTGATACTCAATATATGAACACAGCGATGAGGGCTATTCAGCTGCTGATGTTGGTAGGCTTTGGGattttaaaactcaaaaaaCGGCTTCGCACAAATGAAGAAAAAGTTGAAATAATGGAGAGAAAGATGTCGCGACTGATGAAAAATCGTGTTACAGAACTATAATTTTTATACACAGTAgcgtataaaaatattacaaatttaGTAGACTACAGACATTTTATTTCCATCCGATATGAATTTTATTAGACGATCGGATATTACCACAGCGTAAGCCTGTGTGTCAGCTGGAGCATTAGCTCCAAATCGCGCTTTAATAAGTGTGTCAGTGACACTGTTTTTAAGCCGTTCACTTTGCTTGCTAACGTCAAGCACAAACAGAGTATGTAATGTAGCGTAATCGGCAGGTGTAATGTTGGAGTTACCTACAAGCTCATCCAAATCATAGAATTTAGATCGGAAAGCTGCAGCATCGCCGTACACACGACTAAACTGATACTTTTCAAACGAAGTGTTCGAATCGATTAAGGGATATATTGTTGAGTTTAGCATGGCATGCATATTTGTAACATTTAAGTTGTCAAACAATGAGGGATTGGTTTCTTGATCACCGCTCTTATTGGTCTGGAAACCAACAATTATATACCGAGGCTTTTCAGAGGATGACTTTACCCCTAACCTCCATGTGAAATTAGTGGTTTGAGGAACTGCAATAGTGTCACATTGTCTCATGCGGAAGCCTTCATCGAGTTGAGCCTTGCTTTCAATGGTTTTATAGAGTTGAAACTTTGGAGCATCCGCTGGCATTACATGAGGCATAAACCAAGATATTTTGCTTAGCGTAACTTTACCAGCGTCTGCAGCAGTATGTCTAAATATTGCATTATCATTCGAGTCTCTAGTTAGCGTAAGGGTGTGCTCAAAGCCATAGACTACCTTGTCATAATCTTCAGCGAAcccaaaaatatgttttagagGAATTTTAAAGCTAAATGTACCCTTGGGATTTGGATATTGTACTATATAATTTTGCCGAGCTGCAAATCCAGTATTATTAGCAAGGACAGCGGTTGTATCCATGTCTTTGAACCACAGTTGGTTGAGACCCTGAGACTTGCTAAAGTCATCGGGGTATTTTAAAAGACCTAGCATAGTTGTTGACTGACCGAGGTAGAGCACAGACTCAACCTCATGACCAGACAGAGCATACCTAGCATCTCTAAATAGATGCATTATACCATTGTTGATTAATGCAACCGCATCAGCATTTGCGTAGGCGGTTCCATCATTCTTTGTGAGATGTCCTTCTACAAGAATATAGCTCTCATTCGGATGCGTAAAAATATCTTGAGTTTCGATATTAATACGGATTTCACCAGGGTTGTCTAGGTTAGTTTCTGTAATTGGTTCGTACTCGTGGTATTCGTATTCTTCAATAAGCTCGCCTCTCTCAACAGGCGCTGTGATGTTTAATATATTCTCcatttaatatatacattttttatacaATCTTTAATCCACTTCCATTAAGTCTACGGGCAAGTTTTTCGATAGTGATTATATCTTTTCTTTTAGCGGAGCCAGAAATGAGGTTGTTTAATGAAGGATTAGGTGTGACTTTAGTAATTGAGCTGGCAATCATGTTTTCTAATTTTGCTTTAAAGTCCGGTCGTGTGCTTCTTTGTCTTACCTTTGATATAGTGTTTGCTACAGCGTCAACAATCCTTTTACCCGCTTCATCACCAGCCTTTTTAGCGGTAGTCTCTAACAACGTTTTAGCGGCATTAGATGCAACAGTCTTTGCGGTTTGGCTGCTGATAGCTTGACCCATTAGTTGGGCTATGTTGCTAAAAAGCCCCGCGCCTCTAGGAGGATGTTTATGCATTCCCACGCTTTGTCTGAGAGGCCATCCACGGTTTCGTATTATAATCATCTTTTTATTATAAGGCAAGAGATAGCTTTTTGTACTCActctttttaatgattttacgTCTTAAGAGTTCATCTAAGATGCTAACCAACTCATTGATTACACCCGTGTTACCGGCCTGTCTGCTCGTTCGCAGCAGTTCTAACCTATCAATTAAAGCGG
Proteins encoded in this window:
- the LOC137405228 gene encoding uncharacterized protein, producing the protein MENILNITAPVERGELIEEYEYHEYEPITETNLDNPGEIRINIETQDIFTHPNESYILVEGHLTKNDGTAYANADAVALINNGIMHLFRDARYALSGHEVESVLYLGQSTTMLGLLKYPDDFSKSQGLNQLWFKDMDTTAVLANNTGFAARQNYIVQYPNPKGTFSFKIPLKHIFGFAEDYDKVVYGFEHTLTLTRDSNDNAIFRHTAADAGKVTLSKISWFMPHVMPADAPKFQLYKTIESKAQLDEGFRMRQCDTIAVPQTTNFTWRLGVKSSSEKPRYIIVGFQTNKSGDQETNPSLFDNLNVTNMHAMLNSTIYPLIDSNTSFEKYQFSRVYGDAAAFRSKFYDLDELVGNSNITPADYATLHTLFVLDVSKQSERLKNSVTDTLIKARFGANAPADTQAYAVVISDRLIKFISDGNKMSVVY